The DNA segment CGCGCCGAACTCGCGCTCGGCGACGCCCGCCGCGTCCGCGTCGTTGACGACGACGACGTCGACGCCGGTCGCCTCGGACAGCAGCGCCTGCGCGTCGATCCCGACCCAGCGCTGCGAGACGTGGGTGGTCTGCCGCACGATGCCGCCGCGGACGATGCCGGGGAAGCCGACGCCGACGGGAGTGCCGGCGATCGGCGAGACGTCGCGGACGATGCCGGCGATGGCCGCGGCGAAGTCCTCGGGCTCCTTGCCGACCGGGTTCGCGACGGCGAAGCGGCGGGCGGCGCGCTCGCCGGTGGTCACGTCGACGAGGGAGGCCTTGATCGAGGTGCCGCCGATGTCGACGCCGACGGCGAAGCGCGGGAGGAGGCCGTCCTGGGGCTGGGTCACGGATGCTCCGTCTGGGAAGTGGTGGCGAGGACTGACCTCGGGCTCGCGGGAACGCGCACGGCTCGCCGGATCACATGATCCCGACGAGCATTGGACGAGTCTACGAGCCGGAGGTCCGAGCGGGCTCGGAGGTGGCGTCGAGGCCGTCCAGGAGGTAGGCGATCACCGGCTCGTAGAGGTGCACGGCGAGGCCGTCGTCGATCGGGACGACCACCTCGATCGAGCCCTGCGCCTCGGCGACGAAGACGGCGGGGTCGTTGCAGTCGGCGATCGCGATCGTCGGGAGGCCGCGCCGCCCGGAGGCGCCCGCCCAGCCGTGGTCGGCGACGACGAGGTCGGGGCGGATGCCGAGCTTCTCGAGCTCGTCGAGGAGCGCGTTCATCGGCTCGGCCGAGTGGGTGTGCTGGAGGCTGCCGCCGCGGTAGGCGCAGGTGACGCCGCCGGTGCACCACAGGCGCTGGTGCTCGTCGGCGAGAGTGACCCGGATGCCGTCGGGGCGGGCGAACGGGAGGGCGTTCACGTCGATCACGCGGGCGCTCGCCGCCGTCGCGGCCGCGGCGAGCCGGCGGTAGACGTCCAGAAGGGTCGCGGGGTGCGCGGTGGCGAAGAGGATCAGCGCGCCCTCGCGCACGGCGCGGGCGAAGCGGTCGCGATAGGCGTCGAGCGCGGCGACGGTGAGGGCGGCGTCGATCCGGTCCTGGCCGTGCTCGAACGCGGGGTCGGTGCTGATGCCGACCCGCTGCCCCATCAGCGCGAGCAGGCTCTCGACGTCCCAGTGCTCGGCGACGTCGACGCCGTAGAGGTGGGCGGGCTCGCGGGCGGCCAGGCGGCGGAGGTTGCCGAGGTTGCTCGCGCGGCCGGTGAGGACGGCACCGGTGAGGAGCGACTCGTCGAGAAGCGCGGCGAGGGCGGCGGCGGACAGCGGCATGCGGAGGGGCCTTCCGGTGGGGGTCCCTCGAGCGTAGTTCGAAACTCGTGCTTGACGAGTGACAGTCGCCGATATATCGTTACTACATCGCCGACAGATCGTGAGCACTCGCTCCGACGGGCGAGACGGATTTCGAGAGGAATCCCCTGAC comes from the Rathayibacter festucae DSM 15932 genome and includes:
- a CDS encoding phosphatase, translating into MPLSAAALAALLDESLLTGAVLTGRASNLGNLRRLAAREPAHLYGVDVAEHWDVESLLALMGQRVGISTDPAFEHGQDRIDAALTVAALDAYRDRFARAVREGALILFATAHPATLLDVYRRLAAAATAASARVIDVNALPFARPDGIRVTLADEHQRLWCTGGVTCAYRGGSLQHTHSAEPMNALLDELEKLGIRPDLVVADHGWAGASGRRGLPTIAIADCNDPAVFVAEAQGSIEVVVPIDDGLAVHLYEPVIAYLLDGLDATSEPARTSGS